One window of Dyadobacter sandarakinus genomic DNA carries:
- a CDS encoding peroxiredoxin family protein, with the protein MKSFSSRLITYAVSAVLLLSSLNVQAQKTALKDGIWRGIFKIGDIEVPFNFEVSNGAGKAPVFTAINGDRRDEFQGRFISRDSIQVNLNTFETAWFARIESDGSISGVQKSLVPGNNSRTLSFTAAPGKSYRFIEPGKEVAPKADLSGRWWVKIKPDADAEGKPAPDRVAVFEQKGNKLVGIILSVSGDSRELEGNVQGDEFYLSGVTGSSPAYVKGKISSDQSISGTIGAGAHPTRFEGIKDDKAALPDAYALTFLKPGYDRLDFTFPDLEGKPVSLRDEKYKGKVVVIEIMGSWCPNCIDQITFLSPWYKENKSKGVEAIALAFEAKDDPAFAKNALTKLKNRYDMQYDILFAGKVGGNAVAEKLPAIDKFLAFPTTIIVGRDGKVKEIHTGFSGKGTGQFYQDYVKKWNEDLARLISEPLP; encoded by the coding sequence ATGAAAAGCTTTTCCTCCCGATTGATAACTTATGCAGTATCAGCCGTTTTGCTGCTTTCGTCCCTGAATGTGCAGGCACAGAAAACCGCTCTGAAGGATGGCATCTGGCGGGGTATTTTCAAGATTGGCGACATTGAAGTCCCGTTTAACTTCGAGGTCAGCAATGGTGCAGGCAAAGCCCCGGTTTTTACCGCGATCAATGGCGACCGCCGGGACGAGTTCCAGGGCAGATTCATTTCCCGGGATTCCATCCAGGTTAATCTCAACACTTTTGAAACTGCCTGGTTTGCCAGGATTGAAAGTGACGGGAGCATCTCGGGTGTCCAGAAAAGCCTGGTGCCCGGTAACAACAGCCGGACACTGTCTTTCACAGCCGCGCCGGGAAAGTCCTACCGTTTCATTGAGCCGGGTAAAGAAGTTGCTCCCAAAGCCGATCTTTCAGGCCGGTGGTGGGTGAAAATTAAGCCAGATGCGGATGCGGAAGGAAAGCCTGCTCCCGACCGGGTTGCGGTTTTTGAACAAAAAGGAAATAAGCTGGTCGGAATCATTCTTTCTGTCTCCGGTGACAGCCGCGAGCTGGAAGGCAATGTGCAGGGGGACGAGTTTTACCTGTCAGGTGTGACGGGGTCGAGCCCTGCTTACGTGAAGGGAAAGATCAGCAGCGACCAATCCATTTCAGGAACCATCGGCGCGGGTGCGCACCCCACCCGCTTTGAGGGAATCAAGGATGACAAAGCTGCATTGCCCGATGCCTATGCGCTTACTTTTCTGAAACCGGGCTACGACAGGCTGGATTTTACATTTCCCGACCTGGAAGGCAAGCCGGTTTCGCTCCGGGACGAAAAGTACAAAGGCAAAGTAGTTGTGATCGAAATTATGGGCAGCTGGTGCCCGAACTGCATTGACCAGATCACGTTTTTGTCGCCTTGGTACAAGGAAAACAAGAGCAAAGGCGTAGAGGCAATTGCGCTGGCTTTTGAGGCGAAGGATGATCCCGCTTTTGCAAAAAATGCGCTGACCAAACTCAAAAACCGGTATGACATGCAGTATGATATCCTGTTTGCCGGAAAGGTAGGCGGCAATGCTGTGGCGGAAAAGTTGCCGGCCATAGACAAGTTTCTTGCTTTCCCGACGACCATTATCGTAGGCCGGGACGGAAAAGTGAAGGAAATCCATACCGGTTTCTCGGGCAAAGGTACGGGCCAGTTTTACCAGGACTACGTGAAAAAATGGAATGAAGACCTCGCCCGGCTGATCAGTGAGCCGCTGCCCTGA
- a CDS encoding sulfatase-like hydrolase/transferase: MLIFTSILIHNALAQKRPNVVLILTDDQGWGDLSIHGNANVQTPNIDKLAREGARFSRFYVAPLCAPTRAGLLTGRYHYKAGVSGVSNSKEFLNLDELTFADLFKKAGYATGAFGKWHNGSQYPYHPNGRGFDEFYGFLSGHYANYFNTMLDHNGVAVRSIGYITDDLTDQAIGFIEKNKDKPFVCYVPFNAPHSPFQVPDQYYDRVKARGIRQFSQNKTQEQTEVTISALAMCENIDDNVGRILKTLDDLQIAENTIVIYLSDNGPNSWRWNGGMRGRKGMADEGGVRVPFFIRWPGVIPAGKVVEGNAAYIDVLPTLADLTGIATTGTRPLDGISLKPVLTGKAARLPGRLLFSSINKTHSVRQFPYVYQDGTLYNLSKDSTQQNNLAEQNPDITRSLASELDHWYKTTFREVDSVRPIPVGYPRFPKTTLPSQDAILHPSATGTLSYSSAAPNSSWIANWNDTQSYVTWNVDVHTTGKYKVSILYTSPESGVGNTFKAELNGKSISGKIKESFDPELIPSPDRVKREAESYEKEFKTLYVGDWTLEKGTGELKLSVSQLAGQKFADVRAIELVLVQ; the protein is encoded by the coding sequence TTGCTCATTTTTACAAGCATTTTAATACATAATGCACTGGCACAAAAGCGGCCAAACGTTGTGTTGATCCTGACCGACGACCAGGGCTGGGGCGACCTGAGCATTCATGGGAATGCCAATGTGCAAACCCCGAACATTGACAAACTGGCCAGGGAAGGGGCAAGGTTTTCCAGGTTTTATGTGGCCCCGCTCTGTGCGCCCACGCGCGCCGGTTTGCTGACAGGCCGGTACCATTATAAGGCGGGTGTTTCGGGAGTCAGCAATTCCAAAGAATTCCTGAACCTGGATGAGTTAACCTTTGCCGATCTGTTTAAAAAAGCAGGGTATGCGACGGGCGCTTTTGGAAAATGGCATAACGGAAGCCAGTATCCTTATCATCCGAACGGCCGGGGTTTTGATGAATTCTATGGTTTTCTGAGTGGCCACTATGCCAATTACTTCAATACCATGCTCGACCACAATGGTGTGGCGGTAAGAAGTATAGGCTACATAACCGACGACCTCACAGACCAGGCAATCGGTTTTATTGAAAAAAATAAAGACAAACCGTTTGTCTGCTACGTCCCCTTCAATGCGCCGCATTCGCCTTTTCAGGTTCCCGACCAATATTATGACCGGGTAAAAGCCCGCGGTATCCGGCAATTCAGTCAGAACAAAACGCAGGAGCAAACAGAAGTAACGATTTCGGCGCTGGCCATGTGCGAGAACATTGACGATAATGTAGGGAGGATACTAAAAACGCTGGACGACCTGCAAATTGCCGAAAACACAATCGTGATCTACCTGAGCGATAATGGTCCCAATTCGTGGCGGTGGAATGGAGGTATGCGGGGACGCAAGGGTATGGCCGACGAAGGAGGTGTGCGTGTACCCTTTTTTATCCGCTGGCCTGGCGTAATCCCCGCGGGGAAGGTGGTAGAAGGCAATGCAGCCTACATCGACGTTCTTCCGACACTGGCCGACCTGACCGGAATTGCAACTACCGGTACCAGGCCGCTCGACGGCATCAGCCTGAAACCGGTACTCACCGGCAAAGCAGCCAGGCTACCCGGGCGATTGTTGTTTTCTTCGATCAATAAAACACATAGCGTGAGACAATTTCCGTATGTGTATCAGGATGGAACTTTGTATAATTTGTCAAAAGATTCAACCCAGCAGAACAACCTCGCAGAGCAAAATCCGGACATCACCCGGAGCCTGGCTTCGGAGCTGGATCACTGGTACAAAACGACTTTCCGGGAAGTCGACTCCGTAAGACCAATTCCTGTGGGATACCCTCGTTTTCCCAAAACCACGCTTCCTTCCCAGGATGCGATCCTGCATCCCTCCGCCACCGGCACGCTTTCATACAGCAGCGCTGCACCCAACTCGTCGTGGATCGCCAATTGGAACGATACCCAGTCCTATGTGACCTGGAATGTGGATGTACATACAACCGGGAAATACAAAGTGAGCATCCTGTACACAAGTCCGGAATCGGGCGTAGGCAACACATTTAAAGCCGAGCTGAATGGGAAAAGTATTTCCGGAAAGATCAAGGAATCCTTCGATCCGGAACTGATCCCAAGTCCGGACCGGGTGAAGCGGGAGGCTGAGTCTTATGAAAAAGAATTCAAAACGTTGTACGTGGGAGACTGGACGCTGGAAAAAGGGACCGGCGAGTTGAAGCTGTCCGTCTCACAACTGGCAGGTCAGAAATTCGCTGATGTCCGCGCAATCGAACTGGTACTGGTGCAGTAA
- a CDS encoding sugar-binding domain-containing protein: protein MKFAFYFSLLIYITAGSVSAQVAKLPTAWTKQAMESPLPLSEYPRPQLQRNDWMCLNGKWDYQGGPQLANALNPSKPIAFDQKVEQILVPYCPESVLSGIERKQEINMWYRRRFEIPASWKEKQVILHFDAVDHDATVFVNGQKAGSHAGGYDAFSLNITPFLKTGSNILIVAAHDLNDGRMPSGKNGPRGDYTFSSGIWQGVWLEPVSVNYIKSIRLLPDLANNRLKVLVDAGQGTVAAIASEDQRVVSRVKGEAGSAFYIPVPNPRLWSPEDPFLYDLKLSLHDKNGNVTDEVTSYFGMRDVKLGKVNGVVRPLLNGKFVMQVGLLDQGYWPDGILTAPTEAALKSDLEFTKRAGFNQIRKHMKTEPQRFYYWADKLGLLVWQDMPAIWYPQEDTTRTHAAFRTELKAIIDEHYNAPSIITWVPFNENWGAFDVKEITDWVKQYDPSRLVNGNSGFNNNPDYQKAYGDPGNGDFVDTHIYIGPRNASVPDDKRAASLGEFGGLGLFVKGHMWPVENNAYDYEPTKQALSDRYLLLMDQVEQLMKYKGLSVAVYTQTTDVEHEVNGLLTYDRAIEKMETERIKEVNQAVIKEVNKLNP, encoded by the coding sequence ATGAAGTTTGCTTTCTATTTTTCATTACTGATTTACATTACCGCCGGAAGTGTCTCAGCGCAGGTTGCCAAGCTACCCACAGCCTGGACAAAACAAGCCATGGAGTCGCCGCTTCCGCTCAGCGAATACCCCCGCCCACAGTTGCAGCGTAATGACTGGATGTGTTTGAATGGAAAATGGGACTACCAGGGCGGTCCTCAGCTTGCCAATGCGCTCAATCCGTCAAAACCGATTGCATTTGACCAGAAAGTGGAGCAAATCCTGGTACCGTATTGTCCCGAGTCTGTCCTGTCGGGCATTGAGCGGAAGCAGGAGATCAACATGTGGTACCGGAGACGGTTTGAGATTCCGGCCTCCTGGAAAGAAAAGCAGGTTATTCTTCATTTTGATGCAGTGGATCATGATGCCACGGTTTTTGTCAACGGGCAGAAAGCCGGCAGCCATGCAGGGGGCTATGATGCATTCAGTTTGAATATCACCCCGTTTTTAAAAACAGGAAGTAACATCCTGATTGTGGCTGCACATGACCTGAATGACGGACGGATGCCGTCGGGCAAAAATGGACCGAGGGGCGATTATACTTTCAGCTCCGGTATCTGGCAGGGCGTGTGGCTGGAACCCGTCAGCGTCAATTACATCAAGAGTATCCGTTTGCTGCCCGACCTGGCAAACAACCGCCTGAAAGTACTGGTGGATGCCGGCCAGGGTACGGTTGCGGCCATCGCCTCGGAAGACCAGCGGGTGGTGTCCCGGGTAAAAGGTGAGGCAGGTAGTGCATTTTACATTCCTGTTCCCAACCCCAGGTTGTGGTCGCCGGAGGATCCTTTTCTGTATGATCTTAAATTAAGTTTACACGATAAAAACGGGAATGTCACCGATGAGGTTACCAGCTATTTTGGCATGCGCGATGTGAAGCTGGGTAAGGTCAATGGGGTGGTCAGACCTTTGCTCAACGGAAAATTTGTGATGCAGGTAGGTTTGCTCGACCAGGGTTACTGGCCCGACGGCATACTGACAGCACCTACGGAAGCGGCATTGAAGTCTGACCTGGAATTCACCAAAAGGGCCGGATTCAACCAGATCCGGAAACACATGAAAACCGAGCCGCAGCGTTTTTATTACTGGGCAGACAAGCTGGGCCTGCTGGTGTGGCAGGATATGCCGGCCATATGGTATCCGCAGGAAGATACAACCAGAACACACGCCGCTTTTCGCACGGAGCTGAAAGCGATCATCGATGAGCATTACAATGCCCCCTCGATCATCACCTGGGTACCCTTCAATGAAAACTGGGGTGCATTTGATGTAAAAGAAATTACCGACTGGGTCAAGCAGTATGATCCCTCCCGACTGGTCAATGGCAACTCAGGTTTCAACAACAATCCCGATTACCAGAAAGCCTACGGCGATCCCGGCAATGGTGATTTTGTAGACACGCATATCTATATCGGCCCCAGGAATGCATCGGTCCCGGATGATAAAAGAGCTGCTTCCCTGGGCGAGTTCGGCGGTCTGGGCCTGTTTGTCAAAGGTCATATGTGGCCTGTCGAAAACAATGCCTACGACTACGAGCCGACCAAACAAGCGCTCAGCGACCGGTATTTGCTCCTGATGGACCAGGTGGAACAGTTGATGAAGTACAAGGGACTGAGCGTTGCCGTCTACACCCAGACGACCGACGTGGAGCATGAGGTTAACGGGCTGCTGACCTACGACCGTGCGATCGAAAAGATGGAAACAGAAAGGATTAAAGAGGTCAATCAGGCAGTGATCAAAGAAGTAAACAAGCTTAACCCGTAA
- a CDS encoding sensor histidine kinase has protein sequence MLSQHTTSLNVRYRPSMQLKWQVLILFPCMVPVMGYLLLGQAYWDRTATFLYATVINAGFALVCQLLLDYVSQRVPAYLPGLQQAGARILLLFVLFSVISLVLVVIQIAVYTHGHLFGFAASAARIKNLFIAAGVNNLITLGIFESLYSHQKWRENTLEKEQLKKTNLQSQYEGLKNQINPHFLFNTLNSLSSLILEEPGRAEAFINEMANVYRYLLQSNERSENGSELTSLANEIVFIQSYFHLLKTRYGQGISLQVDIPEHMYHYLLPPLSLQMLVENAIKHNVIHTQMPLNIVICLSDDDRLEVRNNLQPKNSRVLSNGVGLSNISEKYRLLAQQMHIPGREAPSVVVTSSEGQFVVSLPLL, from the coding sequence ATGCTTTCACAACACACAACCAGCCTGAATGTACGGTACCGCCCCTCCATGCAACTGAAGTGGCAGGTACTGATCCTGTTTCCCTGCATGGTTCCGGTCATGGGCTATTTGCTCCTGGGGCAGGCTTACTGGGATCGTACTGCTACGTTTTTGTACGCTACGGTTATCAATGCAGGTTTTGCCCTGGTGTGCCAGCTGCTGCTCGACTATGTGTCGCAGCGGGTACCCGCCTACTTGCCCGGCCTGCAGCAAGCCGGGGCGAGGATATTGCTGCTTTTTGTATTATTCTCGGTTATCAGTTTGGTCCTGGTGGTGATACAGATTGCGGTTTATACGCACGGACATTTGTTCGGGTTTGCAGCCAGTGCAGCGCGGATCAAAAACCTGTTTATTGCGGCCGGGGTCAATAACCTGATTACGCTCGGCATATTTGAAAGTTTGTATTCCCATCAGAAATGGCGGGAAAACACGCTGGAAAAGGAGCAGTTGAAAAAAACCAATCTGCAAAGTCAGTATGAGGGCTTGAAAAATCAGATCAATCCGCATTTTCTTTTCAATACCTTAAACTCGCTCTCGTCACTCATTCTGGAAGAGCCCGGCCGCGCCGAGGCATTTATCAATGAAATGGCCAATGTATACCGGTATCTGCTGCAATCGAACGAGCGCTCCGAAAACGGCAGCGAGCTGACTTCCCTAGCCAATGAAATCGTGTTTATCCAGTCCTATTTTCATTTGTTAAAAACGCGCTACGGCCAGGGCATTTCTTTGCAGGTTGATATTCCGGAGCACATGTACCATTATTTACTCCCACCACTGTCCCTGCAGATGCTTGTCGAGAATGCCATCAAGCACAATGTGATCCATACCCAAATGCCCCTTAACATCGTGATCTGCCTATCCGACGACGACAGGCTGGAAGTCCGGAATAACCTGCAGCCCAAAAATTCACGTGTGCTCAGCAACGGTGTAGGCCTGTCCAATATCAGTGAAAAATACCGGCTGCTGGCCCAGCAAATGCATATTCCGGGGCGGGAAGCCCCCAGCGTGGTGGTAACCAGCAGCGAGGGACAATTTGTGGTGAGCCTACCTTTGCTTTAA
- a CDS encoding LytR/AlgR family response regulator transcription factor has protein sequence MKVLIIEDEELAVRKLQRLINETDSTLHVEGVTTSIADSVSWLKTHAVPDVIFMDIELADGQCFEIFEYIDIHSRVIFTTSYDEYALQAFRVNSIDYLLKPIQQEDLGRSIRKLKELSAQTSEAVAAGPSLDIEKLLRELQDGHTTQAQRYRKRFLVKQGAKQFSVEVAEIMYFYSDEKISFFRTLRNQKFLVDYTIDELAALLDPEHFFQLNRGLIVTHHAIENVQPYFGNRLALTLKPAFEREAVVSRERVKEFKTWMGR, from the coding sequence ATGAAAGTACTGATCATTGAAGATGAAGAACTGGCCGTAAGGAAGCTGCAGCGGCTGATCAACGAAACAGATTCCACGCTGCACGTGGAGGGCGTCACCACCAGTATTGCCGATTCGGTATCCTGGCTGAAAACTCATGCAGTTCCCGACGTGATCTTTATGGACATCGAGCTGGCGGACGGGCAGTGCTTTGAGATTTTTGAATACATTGACATTCACAGCCGGGTCATTTTCACGACTTCTTATGACGAATATGCCTTGCAGGCATTCAGGGTCAACAGTATCGACTACCTTCTCAAACCGATCCAGCAGGAAGATCTCGGAAGAAGTATCCGCAAGCTGAAAGAACTGTCCGCGCAGACATCGGAAGCGGTCGCAGCCGGCCCGTCTCTGGACATTGAAAAGCTGCTGCGCGAGTTGCAGGATGGGCATACGACTCAGGCACAGCGCTACCGGAAGCGATTTCTGGTGAAGCAGGGCGCCAAACAGTTTTCTGTCGAAGTAGCTGAGATCATGTATTTTTATTCGGATGAAAAAATCAGTTTTTTCCGGACACTCAGGAATCAGAAGTTTCTTGTCGATTATACGATTGACGAGCTCGCCGCGCTGCTCGACCCCGAACATTTCTTTCAGCTCAACCGGGGATTGATTGTCACGCACCACGCAATTGAAAACGTTCAGCCATATTTCGGCAACCGGCTTGCCCTCACCCTGAAGCCCGCCTTTGAGCGCGAAGCGGTTGTGAGTCGCGAAAGGGTAAAGGAGTTTAAGACCTGGATGGGGAGGTAG
- a CDS encoding sensor histidine kinase, producing MTTIRQYIERLRPSFFSRQEWWFNVGMFAVWVPFGNYFYFGPRYLSDIRVFVAGSLGGQTTYAISIVVLTLIVRRIIALYPSFRQTFVRTLVMMLMVGMAVIALSSIFLWVFSLVPVLEITFNWQVLWPIWLLDGVFVFIFSVGLNLTYAYQQWKAEQIEIESLKSKVLEQQIDALKQKVKPHFLFNSLDSISALIHEDGFLAERMVDNLARVYRYMLQSSGQEQALLTDELHFIAAYASLLRVRFGSRIRIDLPETTLKPAAFILPLSLQVLIDNALKNNTMLPSMPLVIEILIHEEQVTVRNSLQRKRLVLHHDRHGLGNLILRYKMLAAEPVVVAETSQTFSVTLPLLHVIPTIQ from the coding sequence ATGACCACCATCCGTCAATATATCGAACGCTTGCGGCCGTCTTTTTTCAGCCGGCAGGAATGGTGGTTTAATGTCGGAATGTTTGCGGTTTGGGTACCGTTTGGTAATTATTTTTACTTCGGCCCCAGGTACCTTTCGGATATCCGCGTGTTCGTTGCAGGAAGCCTGGGCGGACAAACCACCTATGCCATTTCTATTGTCGTACTCACATTGATCGTCCGGCGGATCATTGCGCTGTATCCTTCCTTCCGGCAAACTTTTGTGCGCACGCTGGTCATGATGCTGATGGTCGGGATGGCAGTTATCGCGCTGAGTTCCATATTCCTGTGGGTATTCAGCCTGGTACCAGTACTGGAAATTACATTCAACTGGCAGGTACTCTGGCCGATTTGGCTGCTGGATGGCGTTTTCGTATTTATTTTCAGCGTCGGGCTCAACCTGACCTATGCGTACCAGCAATGGAAAGCCGAGCAGATCGAAATCGAATCGTTGAAAAGCAAAGTACTGGAACAGCAGATTGACGCGCTGAAACAAAAAGTTAAGCCGCATTTCCTGTTCAACAGCCTCGACTCCATTTCGGCATTGATTCATGAGGACGGGTTTCTGGCCGAGCGGATGGTAGACAATCTGGCCAGAGTTTACCGGTATATGTTGCAAAGCAGCGGGCAGGAACAGGCGCTGCTGACCGACGAGCTGCATTTCATTGCCGCCTATGCCAGCCTGCTCCGGGTCCGGTTCGGCAGCAGGATCCGGATCGATTTACCCGAAACCACCCTGAAACCAGCTGCCTTCATCCTGCCGCTGAGCTTGCAGGTGCTGATCGACAACGCATTGAAAAACAATACCATGCTGCCATCCATGCCGCTGGTTATCGAGATCTTGATCCATGAAGAGCAGGTTACGGTTAGAAATTCACTGCAAAGAAAACGCCTCGTACTCCATCACGACCGCCACGGCCTGGGCAACCTGATCCTGCGGTACAAAATGCTGGCGGCAGAGCCCGTAGTGGTAGCGGAAACAAGCCAGACTTTCAGTGTCACCCTGCCACTGCTGCATGTGATCCCGACGATTCAGTAA
- a CDS encoding ABC transporter permease, which yields MLINYTIIAWRNLRKNATFSLINVFGLATGLAVALLIVQYVRFELSYEHSNPLSSWIVRLSMDYLNGESVSAQDAETYPPLGAKAVAEIAGVRRYTRAYPLRNRLSTVQIGEKYYQLNHVYAVDSTFFGMFNYPLLRGVQKEIFTRPRQAVLTETMARTYFRTLDVVGKTLKIPTSNGGILFEVMGVVPDSPVNTHLKFDMLLSYPTMLSDLGEEEDNWNNNNAYTYLQLADDADYASFTQLLGKFSNRLVQEKKINNERVIAQQISDIHLHSQKTFETEANGDSRSVYLLLAVAILVLLGAFVNYVNLTTSRALDRAREIGVRKAVGSTQQQIGVQILVETILINVLAGSLAVGLVAVLQTPFIKIAGLPDGFSILGDAFFWKSTAAFIVSSVLLSGFYPSIVLASFEPVKVLKGNFSTSGKGAFFRKVLVVFQFSVTLVLLVQTAVVYRQVSYLRNQELGLNIEQTLVVKAPVGVDARNGNSTFRQSLLEQSQVKSVSFSGTVPGMGTAGMGTTTGVNLAGTARKTSYNFHVAAIDTVFINQMSIRLLAGKNFDAATRAGFSDTTDRQLIVNLETLRLWEIKTPEEAIGKRVDLWGNQATIRAVIDNYHYDSPKVPHIPIIHLYSPSFDRYASVKFAAGDPGEQLAVLKRVFEANFPYSPFTYFFLDSEYDKQYKSEDRFQQVFGFLTLIAIVISCLGLFGLATFTASKRTKEIGIRKVIGATTANLVLLLSKEFLMLVGISIAIGLPVTYFLAHAWLDNYASRTELTVYLFAGPAVLILLMVLLSIGSRTIAAALLNPVKSLRSE from the coding sequence ATGCTCATCAATTATACCATCATCGCCTGGCGCAATCTGCGGAAGAATGCAACCTTCTCGCTCATCAATGTTTTTGGACTTGCGACCGGTCTGGCGGTGGCGTTGCTGATTGTGCAGTATGTACGCTTTGAGCTGAGCTATGAGCACAGCAATCCCCTGAGCAGCTGGATCGTGCGCTTGTCTATGGATTATCTGAACGGTGAATCGGTAAGTGCGCAGGATGCGGAAACCTACCCGCCGCTCGGAGCGAAAGCAGTGGCAGAAATCGCCGGCGTCCGGCGCTACACACGTGCATACCCATTGCGCAACCGGCTATCGACGGTTCAGATCGGTGAAAAATATTACCAGCTCAACCATGTATATGCGGTGGACTCCACATTTTTCGGGATGTTTAACTATCCGCTGCTTCGTGGGGTGCAAAAAGAAATTTTTACCCGGCCCAGGCAGGCCGTACTGACCGAAACCATGGCGCGGACCTACTTCAGGACGCTCGATGTCGTCGGCAAAACACTGAAAATTCCCACGTCGAACGGTGGTATTTTGTTTGAAGTAATGGGCGTGGTGCCGGATTCACCAGTCAATACCCACCTGAAATTCGATATGCTGCTTTCTTACCCAACCATGCTGTCGGATCTGGGAGAAGAGGAAGACAACTGGAACAATAACAATGCTTATACCTACCTGCAATTGGCAGACGACGCTGATTATGCATCTTTCACGCAATTGCTTGGAAAGTTCAGCAACCGGCTGGTACAGGAAAAGAAAATCAATAACGAGCGGGTGATCGCCCAGCAAATCAGCGATATCCATCTTCATTCCCAGAAAACATTCGAAACAGAAGCAAATGGCGACTCGCGCTCGGTGTACCTGCTGCTGGCCGTGGCGATTCTGGTGTTGCTGGGTGCATTTGTCAACTACGTCAATCTCACTACCTCCAGAGCACTCGACCGGGCGCGGGAGATCGGCGTGAGGAAAGCGGTTGGTTCTACGCAGCAGCAGATCGGGGTGCAGATATTGGTCGAAACAATTTTGATCAATGTGCTGGCAGGTAGCCTGGCTGTGGGCCTGGTCGCGGTGCTTCAAACGCCTTTTATAAAAATAGCCGGCTTGCCTGACGGATTTTCCATCCTGGGAGATGCATTTTTCTGGAAAAGCACGGCGGCTTTTATCGTATCCAGCGTGTTGCTCTCCGGGTTCTATCCTTCCATTGTGCTGGCTTCATTTGAGCCTGTGAAAGTTTTAAAAGGTAATTTTTCAACCTCGGGAAAAGGCGCTTTCTTCCGTAAGGTGCTTGTTGTGTTTCAGTTCAGCGTTACGCTGGTCCTGTTGGTACAAACTGCCGTCGTGTACCGGCAGGTGAGCTACCTGCGGAACCAGGAACTTGGGCTGAACATTGAGCAAACACTGGTAGTGAAAGCGCCGGTGGGCGTTGATGCGCGCAATGGGAACAGTACCTTCCGGCAATCACTGCTGGAACAGTCGCAGGTGAAGTCCGTTTCGTTTTCGGGCACGGTGCCGGGCATGGGTACTGCGGGAATGGGGACAACCACAGGCGTGAACCTGGCAGGGACTGCCCGCAAAACGTCCTATAATTTTCATGTCGCTGCGATTGATACGGTATTCATCAACCAAATGTCAATCCGGTTGCTGGCAGGGAAGAATTTTGATGCAGCCACACGCGCAGGGTTTTCGGACACGACCGACCGGCAGCTGATTGTAAACCTGGAAACGCTACGGCTTTGGGAAATTAAGACGCCAGAGGAGGCAATCGGAAAGCGGGTTGATCTCTGGGGAAATCAGGCAACCATCAGAGCGGTGATCGACAACTACCACTACGATTCACCGAAAGTGCCTCACATTCCGATTATTCACTTGTACTCGCCCTCATTCGACCGGTATGCAAGTGTTAAGTTTGCCGCAGGCGATCCTGGCGAGCAGCTCGCCGTTCTAAAACGTGTGTTTGAAGCCAACTTTCCTTATTCACCCTTCACTTACTTTTTTCTTGATAGTGAATACGACAAACAATACAAATCGGAAGACCGGTTTCAGCAGGTTTTCGGATTCCTGACTCTTATTGCAATTGTTATTTCCTGCCTCGGATTGTTCGGGCTGGCCACTTTCACGGCGTCCAAACGAACAAAAGAAATCGGCATACGGAAGGTTATCGGTGCGACCACGGCAAATCTGGTTTTACTGCTGTCCAAAGAATTCCTGATGTTGGTTGGTATTTCCATTGCAATCGGTCTGCCTGTGACCTACTTCCTAGCTCATGCCTGGCTCGACAACTACGCATCACGTACGGAACTCACCGTGTACCTGTTCGCCGGTCCCGCTGTTTTAATCCTGCTGATGGTGTTATTGTCCATCGGCAGCAGGACCATAGCCGCCGCCTTGCTGAATCCAGTCAAGTCGCTGCGGAGCGAATAA